TACGCGCTGCGCAAGGTCATCCGCAACGTGGACCTCGCGGCGGAGCTCGGCGCCACCACGTACGTCTGCTGGGGTGGCCGTGAGGGTGCGGAGTCCGACGCCGCCAAGGACGTCAAGGCGGCGCTCGACCGGTACAAGGAAGGGCTCGACTTCCTGTGCCAGTACGTCATCGACAAGGGCTACGACATCCGGTTCGCGCTCGAGCCGAAGCCGAACGAGCCGCGCGGCGACATCCTGCTGCCGACCATCGGCCACGCGCTCGCGCTGATCAACGACCTGGAGCACCCGGAGATGGTCGGCCTCAACCCCGAGGTCGGTCACGAGCAGATGGCCGGGCTCAACTTCGTGCACGGCATCGCGCAGGCCCTGTGGCACGGCAAGCTCTTCCACCTCGACCTGAACGGCCAGCACGGGCCGAAGTACGACCAGGACCTCGTCTTCGGTCACGGTGACGTGAAGAGCGCGTTCTTCCTGGTGGACCTGCTGGAGAACGGCGGGTACGACGGGCCGCGGCACTTCGACTACAAGCCGCTGCGCACCGAGGACCCCGAGGACGTGTGGGTGTCGGCCGCCGCCA
The window above is part of the Sphaerisporangium rubeum genome. Proteins encoded here:
- the xylA gene encoding xylose isomerase, translated to MDAYTPKKEDKFTFGLWTVGWQARDPFGDASRPPLDPVESVNRLAELGAYGVTFHDDDLLATEPDRDKAVAAFKKALEGTGLKVPMATTNLFTHPVFKDGAFTSNDRDVRRYALRKVIRNVDLAAELGATTYVCWGGREGAESDAAKDVKAALDRYKEGLDFLCQYVIDKGYDIRFALEPKPNEPRGDILLPTIGHALALINDLEHPEMVGLNPEVGHEQMAGLNFVHGIAQALWHGKLFHLDLNGQHGPKYDQDLVFGHGDVKSAFFLVDLLENGGYDGPRHFDYKPLRTEDPEDVWVSAAANMRTYLILKAKSAAFRADPEVQQALADSRVTELAQPTLAPGETYADLAKDDFDIDKAAERGFHFTHLNQLALEHLLGVRG